The genomic region TCTGacgtgactttttttttttttttttacttacaaacaATTGGTTTAACATAAATATCTTACCTGTTACTGTCTCATTTCTTCAAAGGCGTCGTTAAGTAATTAAAGTGTTCAAGGCTCGGGCACATAATGTGCAGTAATTTTGGTGTTTTAGTGTAATATCGATCGTGgctttttattctatttttcaaGATACAATCTGAGTATTCGGTGCACTGTCAAATATAATCGGAGCACAGGTCCTATGTACCAGTGCCAAGGGACACCGCTGGCGATGACCAGATCCTCTCAGAGATTCAGAGAGGCTCGGGCCACTTCCAGCTTTTTGAGTTCCTGACCTTCCTGGCTTCCCCTCTGACTGGTCCTGGCACCGTGTATCTTTCATTGGCCAAACGCTAGCAAGTGTTGGGCCATCTCTTCTTACCCTCACTCATAACAAAACTTTTACCCATTCAAATGCTCGAAGGAAATTActgtgtttatttgcttgttttagaaAAAGTTATGAGTttaactattgggttgaggaataattcgtgagcgttttttcaagttaacaaaatatattcataaatgaaacgctttcgcaaaatatttcatgccatttggtagataattttttgctctaatagatggtgtgtttgattttcatatgtctttaatttttgctttcattttcagctcattaaatggaatgtcaagtggacaaaatcgagcattttcgacaccatctgcttttcgcatttaatttcttgcaatttcgtttaaaacaatgtataCTATATACCtaagtattacatgaaataaagtatcataataaatgttttgggtgtaatgtgttcatgcattgaagtattgtatagtcttgcatgtaatgcttgaatgaaattatttaaaaaacgctcacgaattattcctcaacctaatataaaacTATTCTATGTTTTACTAGCAATTATATAAGTTGCTAGGTATATAAAGGGTTAGATAAATATAGTAATCCTCTAATACTCTTACCCCAGTGATAAAATTGTGTCCTTTCGACAAATATTTCGATATACCGTTGAATGTGGCCTTTCAACACATAAAAATACAGTAGTGTCCTGTTTTGTGGACCAATTCATGTTAGTTTGAGTTCCATGACAGGTAACGTATACAGCAAATACAATACACAATTCGATTTGTGGTGTAATTTAGATTATTGTCTTTCCTTGAAGCTCCTCAGTGGCTCTGCAGAAGTCTGAGAACTCATATcgctaaaaacttggtttcgatacttgtgatagGCACAATACACATGGCTTATTGCGTATCTTTGTGCTTACcagcaaacaaataaacgttcCGAGAGAATCTTATCTTAAATTATAGCAACAAAATAAGCCAATGGAAAGTGCGATTAGTTaaagacatttaaagaaaatatttgaacgTATTGCGTATTTTATAGACGAAACATTGTCAATGTCTAAATTTCTGAACAAAATTGGTTTAATTTTCAAACTACCAGCAGATAAAGCTCATTAAAGACtgccaacaatatatatatatatatttctatatatatgttCTAAAGTCATTTcgtttgttgaaatatatattcatctaaattattttaataacgttttgaATTAAATTTGAGGTTTTGCAGCTATTATGATAGCAGTTAATGTAGTGCTAAATCAAATTTCATATGTTATGTAAAGAATATACCTTCAAATCTGCAAACGATGGGCGCTAATTTCAAGTACGTTGTTCAACTGTTGTAAATTGGCATCCGTTACGTCAAACTTTGGAATTTTTCACTTTGCTTTAAGTAAGTATCAGTACATCATAACATCTAGCGGTTAAATATTAGTACATCACAGCGTCTCGCAATTTGTAGATTATTCGATGGCCTCggcttgtaaaaaaataaatcaaattaaagaCGCTGCACAAACAAAAGGATTCAGGTTATAAtttgggatataaaatgtactctatTCACAGTCACGTCCAAAACCTAGGAATATCTGTATTCACAATATTCATGTTCCATCGATATTCACAATATGCGACCAAGTGAGAACAAGTCAATAGACCAAAAACGTTAGGGGATGTGAGAATGATTTTTATAGTGTTTCACagctgtattgtaacaacagacaGGAGAAAAAAtgagagaattatttaaaactctggatGCAACTAGTAACCaacaaaagaaatgaagaaagtgaaagttaaattaatgaaaatgaagttacaCTGCGTGATTATTAATTTATTCGTGAGGGGTTATATTTAGAAGTGCGTAGTTTAACTGAGATAAAGAGAATAATCTGTCCTGTTCAAAggaaattctaaagtaattgaacccacCTGTATGGACTCTGACTAAGAGGAGAAATCTATTTAAGGTCATGAATAAAGTGTAACGTAAGTGAATTTATTGCAGTTTGTGTAGTAAGAAAATTAGTAGAAAAAATAACTCGTCTTGTCAGTTTGGTTCTAAAGTCACTTAACTAGCCTCTGTGGATTATGACaacaaaatatagttatttagagttttagataTAACTATATCCTGTCGTGAAAAGAATCTTTGTACATaggttttttcttgttttgaaaatatgattCTAAAGCAATTGGATTGTGTGTTGTGCGTTTATTATTGAAAGTTATTGtgaacaagtcacagacacttagTGTAAAAGAATCCCAGCCCCAGCACATATTTAAATCCTTGACAAGCAATGTCCCACTATCCATATAAATTACATCTTGACCAGCTAGTCCACACTTTCAGTAGTTAAAGaattgcccaagagttggaggtgctATCTTCGCTcttgtctgtcacttctaaaGTATGGATGGCAAGTAAAAAtggctttcgagtagctttgcgcgaaatatacccaaaacaaaacaaaatattttctataagcTTTTCGATATTTGGTGTCTCTTGAGAATAagctaaataatttatatttaataataagtgtTTGCCACACaagcttttttgttgttgttacgaATAAGTTACTGGTATATTTAATAACAGACCAGAGCAGTGTTAAAGTATTAAATACGTTCATCAGTTTTaaattcttgttattattattatttatctgtaAAGTATTTGACAAGCCGACGTactgttttaataaatgaagattgttgtttttttcatttcagtttcttTACAAATGGCGACTGGAAAGGAAGATGCCATTTCTAAGATGAATAAACAACTCAGATCTGTCACCAAAGGAAAAGATATCAAAGAAGAAATGGCTCTCATTATGACTCCTCACACCAACTGGGAACAATACTTAGTTCCTGCTCCATTGTCTATTGCTCTCTTAGGAGATCTAATGTTGATAACAAGCGATACAGATTTCAGTTTGGAAAATGCTAAACCAGTAGACGGGTTTAAGTATATGCGATATCCATCTTCTTTTCGTGCTTGTTTGGCTCAAGTCAGTAATTCTGGATGGGATGCTTTTAACGAGGCTCACAAAAACATGGATCAAATACGTTTACATTCTGCCAATGTCCCCACATATTTAGAAAAAACTGTTAACATTCTTATGAGAGGTACGAATCAAGACATTGAAAACATTTTACCCATTCCTTTGCGTGGAATTAAGGAAATTGCAGATCAATGTCTGCATTTGGCTCAATGTACAGAAACGAGATTTATACACGTCATGAATTTAACAGCAGAGATTTTGGAAGCTTGTACAAGTGCCAAATGTTCCTATGAAGAAGATCTTCGTGAAACAAAAATAGCATTGAAAATTGCTGAAGAACATGAAAAAGCTGTCCAAGAGGAACGTGCTATGGCTAAAGATCAattgaaagatataaaaaaagaGATTAAATCAGCAGAGAAAATGTTTGAAGACGCTATGAAATCTGTTCCAAATGGGTGGGAATTAATTGGTATGTCGTTTGTAGAAGGTCTTTCAAATGGTGTGAAGAATGTTGTAACTGGAATGTCTTCTCTATTCaataaaagagaaaatgtaaaaaacgAAGAAACAAAGAACCCCACGAAAACAAAGTCAAATCCAAGTGAATGTACAATGGATAAAGCCACATTAAAAAGCATTGTTAAAGTTTGTTCCAAAGCAGAAGTTATTCAAAGTTTCGCCCAGATGTTACAGGCTTTGACCGACGATGAAGATTCATTAAATGAAGAGCAACTTCGAAAAGGAGAAACTGTGAGTTATGTTATTCGGTATGCCGGAATAATTCGAAAAGAAATCGTTACTGAAAGTATATCTAAGATGCAAATTAAAGCTGTAGAGATATGTGATAAAATGATTAGTATCTGTAGAGATCTCAAAGAAATGAAAAAGGGCATTCACGTTGATCAATCGAAACAGATAGTTGAGAGAATACAAAAAGTAAATGATGAAGCAATGGAATTTATGACAGAAGCCAAAATAATTTTAGGTTCAACTGCCATAGATGGGAAACCACCTAAGCAAGCCATGTGGAGCAGTAAAGGAGATGGAAGCATTGTCCAAGGTATCATTGAAAATAGCAAATTTAAGTTAGAGCATGCATCTCAACATTTGGAAAGTGTAAAAGAATCGTACACCACTTCTTATGAAAAGTTAGTCGATGCCAATAAGAGGCTAACAGATGTTCTTGCAGACATGGCTAAGTTAAACATACAAGAAATCAATTTTGATCAAATTAGAAAAATGTTGATCAAAGGAATGAAAGCTCTTGGAGAAGTGCGACATCAGTGGGGAAAGATGGTTCGCTTTTTCCAAATGATGTCCAATATCATTGAATGCAGCCTCAGcacttctttaaataattttgtcgAATACG from Tachypleus tridentatus isolate NWPU-2018 chromosome 1, ASM421037v1, whole genome shotgun sequence harbors:
- the LOC143245337 gene encoding uncharacterized protein LOC143245337; its protein translation is MATGKEDAISKMNKQLRSVTKGKDIKEEMALIMTPHTNWEQYLVPAPLSIALLGDLMLITSDTDFSLENAKPVDGFKYMRYPSSFRACLAQVSNSGWDAFNEAHKNMDQIRLHSANVPTYLEKTVNILMRGTNQDIENILPIPLRGIKEIADQCLHLAQCTETRFIHVMNLTAEILEACTSAKCSYEEDLRETKIALKIAEEHEKAVQEERAMAKDQLKDIKKEIKSAEKMFEDAMKSVPNGWELIGMSFVEGLSNGVKNVVTGMSSLFNKRENVKNEETKNPTKTKSNPSECTMDKATLKSIVKVCSKAEVIQSFAQMLQALTDDEDSLNEEQLRKGETVSYVIRYAGIIRKEIVTESISKMQIKAVEICDKMISICRDLKEMKKGIHVDQSKQIVERIQKVNDEAMEFMTEAKIILGSTAIDGKPPKQAMWSSKGDGSIVQGIIENSKFKLEHASQHLESVKESYTTSYEKLVDANKRLTDVLADMAKLNIQEINFDQIRKMLIKGMKALGEVRHQWGKMVRFFQMMSNIIECSLSTSLNNFVEYVKKGEICGLEGYGISDLVKDMIYQEAFEAAKIAYMVNSISGVYVDVSSKYIMDRVASLGTLLGLDPETDKALITQERQKLHNGCMDAQKQIELLVRREKDDFHYRINKRISQLKQNLDNALPMVSAEASNRIQRSVQAGVSAAKALRSAEEPDVCDFI